The Naumovozyma dairenensis CBS 421 chromosome 3, complete genome genome has a window encoding:
- the SVF1 gene encoding Svf1p (similar to Saccharomyces cerevisiae SVF1 (YDR346C); ancestral locus Anc_5.397) has translation MLKWIQGGISAVTGIAEPVYGKDCIHSVTSRVKDQQPYRETDREDLYWIAPDHTNVETLTFYFSDLNTGIVGFAQIIHSNIVGLHTQAQFTFRIFDSKNPKELNLWTSTKLENFRIEGPNFYADNLSVELNDENTTYHFISEVCEQSKIDLIVTRLTPGAKAGDDPTTYYGNDMDEPWGTMRHVFWPRNSCHGSINLKIKQENEEKTETEADKKDEQEELNEQTEEQEQEQEQEQEQEEEEDHITYKDRLITFGENEPVYSMFVMAFQGMKPHHAAKAWNFIYFHSEKHTAVLMEFTTPKSYGNTKVSVGILTSDKDILAVTTDNQVTHLDAEIDSVGWNIPKNFRVDFNGVKSTVTDDEVKNNEVKDDDRIAATVEGPLNNLVERIDVMGEVPGFVKNIVSGVAGTKPYIYQYASDDEFTLKVNDEEVKGLAWAEVTFISESDVVTEESYNEN, from the coding sequence atgcTAAAGTGGATTCAAGGTGGTATATCAGCAGTCACAGGGATTGCAGAACCAGTCTACGGTAAAGATTGTATCCATTCCGTGACCTCCAGAGTGAAAGATCAACAACCATACCGTGAAACAGATCGTGAAGATTTATATTGGATTGCACCAGACCACACCAATGTGGAAACTTTGACTTTTTACTTCAGCGACTTAAACACCGGTATCGTTGGGTTCGCTCAAATTATCCATTCGAATATCGTTGGGTTACATACTCAAGCTCAATTTACATTTAGAATTTTCGATTCGAAAAATCCAAAAGAGTTGAATCTTTGGACTTCTactaaattggaaaattttagAATTGAAGGGCCTAACTTTTACGCTGATAATTTATCTGTAGAACTTAACGATGAAAATACAACGtatcatttcatttctgAAGTTTGTGAACAATCAAAGATTGATTTGATCGTTACTAGATTAACTCCTGGTGCAAAAGCGGGTGATGATCCTACAACTTATTACGGAAATGATATGGATGAACCTTGGGGTACCATGAGACATGTCTTTTGGCCAAGAAATTCTTGTCATGGTAgtataaatttgaaaataaaacaagaaaatgaagaaaaaactGAAACTGAAGCGGATAAAAAAGATGAGCAGGAAGAACTTAATGAGCAAacagaagaacaagaacaagaacaagaacaagaacaagaacaagaagaggaagaagatcATATAACTTACAAAGATAGATTGATAACATTTGGTGAGAATGAACCTGTGTATTCTATGTTTGTTATGGCTTTCCAAGGTATGAAACCACATCATGCTGCTAAGGCATGgaattttatatatttccaTTCTGAAAAGCACACCGCTGTTTTAATGGAATTTACCACACCAAAGTCATATGGTAACACCAAAGTTTCTGTTGGTATCTTAACAAGTGATAAAGATATCTTGGCAGTAACGACAGATAATCAAGTTACTCATCTAGATGCTGAAATTGATTCTGTTGGTTGGAATATCCCAAAGAACTTTAGAGTCGACTTCAACGGTGTTAAATCAACTGTCacagatgatgaagttaaaaataatgaagttaaagatgatgatagaATAGCTGCAACAGTGGAAGGTCCGTTAAATAATCTAGTCGAAAGAATTGACGTTATGGGTGAAGTGCCAGGTTTTGTTAAAAACATTGTCTCTGGTGTTGCAGGAACAAAACCATACATCTACCAATACGCTAGCGATGACGAGTTTACATTAAAGGTTAACGATGAAGAAGTCAAAGGTTTGGCTTGGGCCGAAGTTACTTTTATTTCCGAATCTGACGTCGTTACGGAAGAATCTTATAACgaaaattaa
- the MRP1 gene encoding mitochondrial 37S ribosomal protein mS43 (similar to Saccharomyces cerevisiae MRP1 (YDR347W); ancestral locus Anc_5.398): MLNNFTRSQGNTNDNNYLSLIQQFSNTVTKRDVVNYASLLYNLNFAFSSLKGCDRELPKILRGSESLLQIPDFSQDMDVAHSKNSNNILSQTNNDTFCKILESSFGSIEEFKTLFMNSCSAISGDGFTWLIAKRNSSNMMMESLTNSKNNLDKLFVLNTYNAGSPYINDRLEMMKMLANKANKMQEGKMEMETDDVNSEKVPIFEGMMSVEEARETHSVDVKAQYVPLLAIDGSPKSWLMDYGVFGKEQYLNHVWDSIDWYVVANRLPKSVE, translated from the coding sequence ATGCTAAACAATTTCACAAGGAGCCAAGGCAACACAAATGACAATAATTATTTGAGTCTAATCCAACAATTCAGTAATACTGTTACTAAGAGGGATGTCGTCAATTATGCCTCATTGttatataatttgaatttcgCATTTTCGTCACTGAAAGGATGTGATAGAGAATTGCCCAAGATATTACGTGGTTCCGAATCACTACTTCAAATCCCGGACTTTTCCCAGGATATGGATGTTGCTCATAGtaaaaatagtaataatatccTATCTCAAACCAATAATGACACGTTTTGTAAAATCTTAGAATCATCATTTGGTTccattgaagaattcaAGACTTTGTTTATGAATTCTTGTTCAGCAATTTCAGGTGATGGGTTTACATGGTTAATTGCTAAAAGAAACTCGTCAAATATGATGATGGAATCATTAACAAATTCGAAAAACAATCTTGATAAATTGTTTGTGTTGAATACTTACAATGCTGGATCTCCATACATTAATGATCGTTTggaaatgatgaaaatgttaGCAAACAAAGCTAACAAGATGCAAGAAGGGAAGATGGAGATGGAAACCGATGATGTCAATTCGGAAAAAGTCCCCATATTTGAAGGGATGATGTCTGTGGAAGAAGCAAGAGAAACCCATTCTGTTGATGTCAAGGCTCAATACGTTCCATTGTTGGCAATAGATGGTTCGCCGAAGTCATGGCTAATGGATTATGGTGTGTTTGGTAAGGAACAATACCTTAACCATGTCTGGGATTCTATTGACTGGTATGTGGTCGCAAATAGACTTCCGAAGAGTGTTGAATAG
- the PAL1 gene encoding Pal1p (similar to Saccharomyces cerevisiae YDR348C and YHR097C; ancestral locus Anc_5.399): MQGRSNTGGGSRPFSTTNPFRTAAADPSLNQYKADQQFQDWAASQLGNSTHSSFSGSYNIDDDFNGIGRGQTSPSRSGHLSPRVLKQPSTNPFLDDLESIPDSPPIGRNTQRQQQAPPPPPPPSQSVSKNNFSTSTEEKERLRQRYLTEERTIPSSNPTIPPPPSYEEAAGRQKAKDNIYPQEKSSSDRSHRSHRSHSHHHRDREHERGTTDRKKSTSQSKKEKRKSKMPKNVDTIDKMDVTALFGGSFHHDGPFDACTPHRNKNNKAAPVMAFPVDGPNSTIGGASSKQSAMDEVFGRDDVDDDNDLYKLKGGNSTKDAIRTNIGDFKQMDAKNKATLVHGPITGALGSTTFLDGAPVDGGYSDNAGLQRNKSISYRMRDSNNNNKTSNGNLRRNMTTNTHSSSRYNSDLNYSNSNNNTSRFNGGGGAATRNMRTTGNVPRITRTQSDNADMGSVIGNQDDNEDVYLGVRFDPSAKKKSTGSKLLSRVKSLKVGRK, from the coding sequence ATGCAAGGTAGATCAAATACTGGTGGAGGTAGCAGACCATTCTCTACTACAAATCCATTTAGAACAGCCGCTGCTGATCCGAGCTTGAACCAATACAAGGCCgatcaacaatttcaagACTGGGCAGCTTCTCAACTTGGTAACTCCACACATTCAAGTTTCTCTGgatcatataatattgatgacGATTTCAACGGTATTGGAAGAGGTCAAACTTCACCATCGAGAAGTGGGCACCTGTCTCCTCGAGTTTTAAAACAACCTTCAACTAACCCATTCttagatgatttagaaTCAATCCCAGATAGTCCACCTATTGGCAGAAACACACAACGTCAACAACAAGCTCCACCACCACCCCCACCACCATCACAATCTGTTTCTAAAAATAACTTTTCCACTTCaactgaagaaaaagaaagattaaGACAAAGATATCTAACTGAAGAAAGAACAATACCCTCTTCCAACCCCACAATACCCCCACCACCTTCCTACGAGGAAGCAGCAGGACGTCAGAAAGCAAAAGATAACATTTACCCACAAGAAAAATCCAGCTCTGACCGCTCCCACCGTTCACATCGCTCACACagtcatcatcatcgcGACCGTGAACATGAACGTGGCACTACAGATCGTAAGAAATCAACCTCAcaatcaaagaaagaaaaacgTAAAAGTAAAATGCCCAAAAATGTAGACACCATCGATAAAATGGACGTCACTGCCTTATTCGGTGGATCATTCCATCATGACGGACCATTCGATGCATGTACTCCACatagaaacaaaaacaacaaagCAGCTCCTGTAATGGCTTTCCCCGTTGATGGACCTAATAGTACCATTGGTGGTGCGTCTTCTAAACAATCTGCTATGGATGAAGTGTTTGGAAGAGACGATGtggatgatgataatgatttgTATAAGTTAAAAGGTGGGAACTCCACAAAGGACGCTATTAGAACCAATATTGGAGATTTTAAACAAATGGATGCCAAGAATAAAGCAACTTTGGTTCATGGACCTATTACGGGTGCTTTAGGCTCCACTACGTTCTTAGATGGTGCTCCCGTAGATGGCGGATACTCGGATAATGCCGGAttacaaagaaataaatctaTTTCTTATAGGATGCGcgatagtaataataataataaaacaagTAATGGTAATTTGCGTAGAAATATGACAACTAATACTCATAGTTCAAGCAGGTATAACAGTGATCTGAAttatagtaatagtaataataatacgaGCAGGTTCAATGGTGGTGGTGGCGCTGCTACTAGAAATATGAGAACAACCGGTAATGTACCAAGAATAACAAGAACTCAAAGTGACAATGCTGATATGGGCAGCGTGATAGGGAACCAAGATGATAACGAAGACGTATATCTTGGTGTTCGTTTTGATCCAAGCGctaaaaagaaatcaacaGGTTCAAAACTATTGAGTAGAGTGAAAAGTTTAAAAGTGGGTAGAAAATAG
- the YPS7 gene encoding putative aspartic endopeptidase (similar to Saccharomyces cerevisiae YPS7 (YDR349C); ancestral locus Anc_5.401), which translates to MYLISYLILISSLIFRRTLCATTATSSIEKPFPTINIGTTGSGIYYINITMGTPEQQQELMIDTSQPYTWLLSGSQDLQCNRLNSGCLSGSLYYVKESTSAICINPNRTYHMAFIDQSEINGTHVIDMMNFTNVDVNTAYAHSTYNTKNNKGLINLGTNYLGVSNVSFINADDTVPYAMGSLGLSGKITGTGTDIDSSNFDNSYDFLDRLYQTNLIDSHSYSLWLAMNQTYNGTRVQNSVTSSFGKLILGAVDPTLFTGSFLQFEMLPALESDSATETIGYPIIPMGPIYVVSKSGEMANVTSKDFLEPVFLDSTYTSTYLPLNMIIQVAIQIGAMYVESLERWLVPCNIANQHATLDFTFQDVSIRVPLTDLLGTTYDSSTNTSMHFSTGDEACYLKIFSNQMTGYNILGRPFLKHVYMAVDLDGNNIAIAQATQEEELQAKENVLDEEEDFTFASGLVKRANSNNNTINASITTIATRRSSSSSGVLAISSGYIPYATSLNMSKVYTRLFASTVSSKRVAIPGPYTASVYSNGIVVGPGRSFYVTSTSSATTRSSTTHFDSFVVTAMDNSTDAQYTMSAMGSPSGLQRCTLTMLVVLVSGFFLNLFL; encoded by the coding sequence atgTACCTAATATCATAtctaatattaatatcatcattaatatttcGAAGGACACTATGTGCCACAACAGCAACTTCTAGCATCGAAAAACCTTTCCCAACAATTAACATTGGGACTACAGGATCTGGAATATACTACATCAATATTACTATGGGTACACCAGAACAACAGCAAGAATTAATGATTGATACATCCCAACCATACACTTGGTTACTCTCAGGAAGTCAAGATTTACAATGTAATCGTCTGAATAGCGGATGTTTGAGTGGTTCTCTTTATTACGTGAAAGAATCCACATCAGCTATTTGTATCAACCCTAATAGAACATATCATATGGCGTTCATTGACCAATCGGAAATTAATGGGACACATGTTATCGATATGATGAATTTCACTAATGTGGACGTTAATACAGCATATGCTCACTCCACTTACAACaccaaaaataataaaggaCTAATAAACTTGGGAACTAATTATCTTGGAGTTTCGAATGTCTCATTTATAAACGCAGATGATACAGTTCCATATGCAATGGGTTCATTAGGTTTATCAGGTAAAATTACAGGAACAGGTACAGATATTGATAGTTCCAATTTCGATAACTCTTATGACTTTTTGGATAGATTGTATCAAACTAATTTGATAGATAGTCattcatattctttatGGTTAGCAATGAATCAAACTTACAACGGAACTCGTGTTCAAAATTCTGTCACATCTTCCTTTGGGAAATTAATACTAGGTGCTGTTGACCCTACGCTATTTACGGGGTCCTTCTTACAATTTGAAATGTTACCAGCATTGGAATCAGATAGTGCCACGGAAACGATTGGTTATCCAATTATACCTATGGGCCCGATTTATGTTGTTTCTAAGAGCGGTGAAATGGCAAATGTTACTTCTAAGGATTTCTTAGAACCAGTGTTTTTGGATTCTACTTATACAAGTACATATTTACCATTGAATATGATTATTCAAGTAGCCATTCAAATTGGAGCTATGTATGTGGAATCCTTAGAGAGATGGTTAGTACCATGTAATATAGCCAACCAACATGCTACACTTGATTTTACCTTCCAAGATGTCTCCATTCGAGTACCTTTAACTGATCTTTTAGGTACCACTTATGATTCTTCCACCAACACCTCGATGCATTTTTCAACAGGAGATGAAGCAtgttatttgaaaattttctcTAATCAAATGACTGGGTATAATATATTGGGTAGACCATTCCTTAAACATGTTTATATGGCTGTTGATTTAGACGGTAATAATATTGCGATTGCACAAGCCACGCAAGAAGAAGAGTTACAGGCTAAGGAAAATGTACtcgatgaagaagaagactTCACCTTTGCATCTGGATTAGTGAAAAGGgcaaattcaaataacaACACCATAAATGCAAGTATTACTACTATTGCCACCAGAAGGTCGTCCTCTTCAAGTGGGGTGTTGGCGATTTCATCTGGTTATATACCATATGCGACATCTTTGAATATGTCAAAAGTTTATACGAGGTTATTTGCATCAACAGTGTCTTCAAAACGAGTTGCCATTCCAGGACCATATACTGCATCTGTATATTCTAATGGGATCGTTGTTGGACCAGGAAGATCATTTTATGTAACATCAACGTCCAGTGCGACTACAAGAAGTTCAACGACACATTTTGATAGTTTTGTCGTTACAGCAATGGATAATTCTACAGATGCACAATATACTATGAGCGCAATGGGAAGCCCGTCTGGTCTTCAACGTTGTACATTAACTATGCTCGTGGTACTGGTATCTGGatttttcttaaatttGTTCCTGTAA